A part of Prolixibacteraceae bacterium genomic DNA contains:
- a CDS encoding MarR family transcriptional regulator encodes MDKFNLETSINYNIARIAMLLKRKVTQIIADYDLSITPDQWVILYYLWEHEKMTIGNLSKVTRKDYANITRIVDKLVNLGYVRKEKSTEDNRITYVEALSKSHEIKNAVESCWIASTEISMRDIGEDEQNMILDLLRRIEQNII; translated from the coding sequence AATTTAATTTAGAGACGTCGATTAATTATAATATTGCTCGAATAGCGATGCTTTTAAAAAGGAAGGTTACACAAATTATTGCAGATTATGATCTTTCTATAACGCCTGACCAATGGGTAATATTATATTATTTATGGGAACATGAAAAAATGACTATTGGCAACTTATCCAAAGTCACGAGAAAAGATTATGCTAACATTACCCGAATCGTTGATAAACTAGTTAATCTCGGTTATGTTAGGAAGGAGAAGTCCACAGAAGATAATCGAATAACTTATGTTGAAGCGCTTTCAAAATCTCACGAAATAAAGAATGCCGTTGAGTCTTGTTGGATTGCATCAACTGAAATAAGTATGAGAGATATAGGAGAGGACGAACAAAATATGATATTAGATCTTCTTAGGAGAATAGAACAAAATATTATTTAG
- a CDS encoding cytochrome b/b6 domain-containing protein — translation MNKLRNDSRFISLIHWITFVLLIFVAISGVNIFLDVDRISIGVIIHLIIGSLIFCLTFIRVLSLRKTQIKRINNISLFHQKIINIVHFLIYALLFIIPITGVATLLNQGQISEVPLLFHQLLFLLLCMLIVIHIVGVVKQLLSTKALFD, via the coding sequence ATGAACAAACTTCGTAATGACTCTAGGTTTATTTCTTTAATACACTGGATTACATTTGTACTATTGATCTTCGTTGCAATTTCTGGAGTGAATATTTTCTTAGATGTTGATCGTATTAGTATAGGTGTTATTATCCATCTTATTATAGGCTCACTGATTTTTTGTTTGACATTTATTCGTGTGCTATCTTTACGTAAGACCCAAATCAAAAGGATAAATAATATTTCACTATTTCATCAGAAAATAATCAATATTGTTCATTTTTTGATATATGCTTTGTTGTTTATTATTCCCATTACTGGGGTGGCAACACTATTGAATCAAGGTCAAATTAGTGAAGTTCCACTGCTTTTTCATCAATTACTTTTTCTTTTACTCTGTATGTTGATTGTAATTCATATTGTTGGTGTAGTGAAACAATTGCTTTCTACAAAAGCATTGTTTGATTGA
- a CDS encoding AraC family transcriptional regulator, producing MMNFAINITSFQEHKDKICEIFDGDWITPNFLQVDTNSASGIIYFHEIHQTYFILFYLTFHEDIHFNITYQRNDHFTHVSSFFNNSLQVQNLNNDNLYKFRHQGFYTSTTNINIKGDYKKGDRFHTIKAFFSHNSFNLLTNPKAKEYFEKKESFFYYFDAKVDLIHLLSSLGHVFLYDKEIQTKLFRLKLEELFLVSMTYLNEVETEPIPIDNKVSDYQQKKVTDIRDRIISDLSHRPNVTELSKEVGIHKNQLQALFQQYYGKTIYNYYTTIRMQKVREMLLAQEMTISEVAYHFGFSSIQHLSSSFTNFFGMSPKSYLDIMK from the coding sequence ATGATGAATTTTGCCATAAATATCACCTCTTTTCAAGAACATAAAGATAAAATATGTGAGATCTTTGATGGAGATTGGATTACACCAAACTTCTTACAAGTGGATACTAATTCTGCTTCAGGAATCATCTATTTTCATGAAATTCATCAAACCTACTTTATTCTATTCTACCTCACATTCCATGAAGACATCCACTTTAATATAACTTATCAGAGGAATGATCACTTTACGCACGTCTCTTCATTTTTCAATAACAGTCTTCAGGTGCAGAATCTTAATAATGACAATCTATATAAGTTTCGTCATCAAGGCTTTTATACAAGTACAACGAATATAAATATTAAAGGTGATTACAAAAAGGGAGATCGATTTCACACAATCAAAGCATTCTTTTCGCATAATTCATTTAACCTTTTAACAAATCCCAAAGCCAAAGAGTACTTTGAAAAGAAAGAAAGCTTTTTCTATTACTTCGATGCGAAAGTAGATTTGATCCATCTTCTTAGTTCTCTAGGCCATGTATTTCTTTATGATAAAGAAATACAAACAAAACTTTTCCGTCTAAAACTAGAAGAGCTCTTCTTGGTTTCCATGACCTATCTTAATGAGGTTGAAACAGAACCTATTCCTATTGACAATAAGGTGTCTGATTATCAACAGAAGAAAGTAACCGATATACGTGATCGAATTATATCAGATCTATCACATCGCCCAAATGTTACAGAATTATCAAAAGAGGTTGGTATACACAAGAACCAATTACAAGCATTATTTCAACAGTATTATGGTAAAACTATCTACAATTACTACACGACCATTAGAATGCAGAAAGTACGAGAGATGCTTCTTGCTCAGGAAATGACAATTTCGGAAGTAGCTTACCATTTTGGGTTTAGTAGTATTCAACACCTTTCTAGTAGTTTTACTAACTTTTTCGGGATGTCTCCAAAATCATACCTAGACATAATGAAGTAA